TTTAATACCTTCAGGCATAGGATACCTAATTTCATGACTAAATCCAAGCTGAAGAACCAATTCGCTTCCTTGCACCGCAGCGCGGTAACCAACGCCTTCAAGAACCAAACGCTTTTTAAACCCTTCACTCACGCCTTTGACCATATTGGCAACAACACTGCGAGCAGTCCCCCACATCATTCCTGCCTCTTTCGAATCATCTTCAGGAGCAAAAGTAATTTGACCAGAATCTTGAGAATATGAAACTCTAGGCGGTAATGTAGCCTGCAACCGGCCCAGCTTGCCCTGAACTGTTAATTCGCGCCCAGCAAACTGGCAATTCACCCCTTCAGGAATAACAACCGGATTTTTTCCAACACGTGACATGAACCAATCCCTTTAAAAAACGCTACAGATAACTTCGCCGCCAATGCCCGCTGCCCGCGCATCGTTGTCTGACATCACACCCTTTGATGTTGACAACACGTAAATGCCAAGGCCACCGTATATTCGCGGCAAATCTTTTACATTTGAGTACACTCGCCTGCCCGGTTTGGAAACACGGTGCACTTCACGTATCACAGGCTCGTCATTGTGATAGCGAAGCTTGACCTCAATTTCATGAATTCCCTTGCGCACCTCACGCTGCGAATAATCAGCAATATATCCTTCCCGCTTGAGAACATCTAACACACGCACGCGCGCCTTAGATGCTGGAGAGGCTGTTACCTCTCTTCCGATTCGCTGCGCATTACGAATGCGAGTTAATAAATCTGCAATTGGATCATTAATAGCCATCTATAGTTCCCTACCAACTTGCCTTTGTCATACCAGGAATTTTTCCATTCGACGCAAGGTCTCTCAGAGCAATTCTGGAAAGCTTAAATTTACGATACGTTCCACGCGGCCTGCCGCTAAGCAAACAACGATTGCGAACGCGCGTCCTTGAACTGTTACGCGGAAGTTCTGAAAGCTTCATCTGAGCCTTGAAGCGATCTTCAGGCGACAAACTTTCATCCCTAAGCTGGATCTTCAACTCCAGACGTCGGCTCCTAAACCTTTCAGCCAACCGTTCACGTCTCTTGTTTGTCTCAACTGCACTCTTTTTTGCCATCGTCTCGTCTCTCTATCCCTTAACAAAAGGCATATTAAAGCCTTCTAGCAAACGCTTCGCTTCATCATCTGTGTTTGCCGTTGTTACAAAAATAATATCCATGCCCCGGATCTGATCAACATTGTCATAGTTGATTTCAGGAAACACAATCTGCTCACGAATTCCCATTGCATAATTGCCGCGACCATCAAAGCTTTTGGAAGATACACCCCTAAAGTCTCTCACTCGAGGAAGTGCAATATTCACCAAACGATCCATGAACTCATACATGCGCCTGCGCCTCAAGGTCACCTTAGCGCCAATGGGCATACCTTCACGCAGTTTAAACCCAGCAATAGAATTGCGAGCGCGCGTCATGACCGGCTTTTGACCGGCAATAAGCTCAAGCTCACTCAAAGCCTTTTGCACACGCTTGCTATCTTGCACCGCCTCACCAACACCAAAGTTGATGACAATCTTCTTTAATTTGGGAACCTGCATTTGGTTCTTGTAAGAAAACGCCTTCACCAAATCTTTGGTAATAACCTTTTCAAACTGCTCTTGTAAACGTGCCATCATTAAGCCTTATCAATCACTTCACCAGATTTTTTTGCATAACGTACCTTCTTGCCATCCTTAAGCACCTTAAACCCAACACGAGTAGGTTTACCAGAGGCAGGGTCAACATGCTGCACATTGGACACATCCAATCCTGCTTCTTTGACGACAATTCCCCCTTTGGGATTCAGAGCTGACGGCTTTGTATGCTTGTGAATTTTATTCACACCACTTACCAACACCTTATTCATTGTTGGAAAGACTTTCAAAACATCACCCTTTTTGCCAATATCCTTACCGGCAATAACAATAACTTCATCACCCTTACGTATCTTTAACTTCGGTTGCATACCTTACAAAACCTCCGGTGCTAAGGATATAATCTTCATAAATCCACATACTCTCAATTCTCTGGTCACGGGACCAAAAATACGAGTCCCAATGGGCTCTCTTTGCTTGTTTATCAAAACAACAGCGTTGTCATCAAAACGAATATGCGTCCCATCGAGGCGGTGGATAGGGTATGCTGTACGCACAATGGCTGCCTGACAGATCTCACCCTTTTTCACACGCCCACGTGGAATGGCTTCCTTCACGGAAACCACAATAACATCACCCACCGAGGCACTTCTCTTCTTTGATCCACCCAACACCTTGATGCACTGTACTTCACGCGCACCTGAATTATCGGCTACTCCTAATCTTGTCTG
Above is a genomic segment from Pseudomonadota bacterium containing:
- the rplN gene encoding 50S ribosomal protein L14, giving the protein MIQMQTRLGVADNSGAREVQCIKVLGGSKKRSASVGDVIVVSVKEAIPRGRVKKGEICQAAIVRTAYPIHRLDGTHIRFDDNAVVLINKQREPIGTRIFGPVTRELRVCGFMKIISLAPEVL
- the rpsH gene encoding 30S ribosomal protein S8; this encodes MAINDPIADLLTRIRNAQRIGREVTASPASKARVRVLDVLKREGYIADYSQREVRKGIHEIEVKLRYHNDEPVIREVHRVSKPGRRVYSNVKDLPRIYGGLGIYVLSTSKGVMSDNDARAAGIGGEVICSVF
- the rplF gene encoding 50S ribosomal protein L6, with translation MSRVGKNPVVIPEGVNCQFAGRELTVQGKLGRLQATLPPRVSYSQDSGQITFAPEDDSKEAGMMWGTARSVVANMVKGVSEGFKKRLVLEGVGYRAAVQGSELVLQLGFSHEIRYPMPEGIKIACEKPTLVVIEGVDRQKVGQVAAEIRSYRKPEPYKGKGVRYEGEYIFRKEGKKK
- the rpsN gene encoding 30S ribosomal protein S14, with product MAKKSAVETNKRRERLAERFRSRRLELKIQLRDESLSPEDRFKAQMKLSELPRNSSRTRVRNRCLLSGRPRGTYRKFKLSRIALRDLASNGKIPGMTKASW
- the rplX gene encoding 50S ribosomal protein L24, whose translation is MQPKLKIRKGDEVIVIAGKDIGKKGDVLKVFPTMNKVLVSGVNKIHKHTKPSALNPKGGIVVKEAGLDVSNVQHVDPASGKPTRVGFKVLKDGKKVRYAKKSGEVIDKA
- the rplE gene encoding 50S ribosomal protein L5, yielding MMARLQEQFEKVITKDLVKAFSYKNQMQVPKLKKIVINFGVGEAVQDSKRVQKALSELELIAGQKPVMTRARNSIAGFKLREGMPIGAKVTLRRRRMYEFMDRLVNIALPRVRDFRGVSSKSFDGRGNYAMGIREQIVFPEINYDNVDQIRGMDIIFVTTANTDDEAKRLLEGFNMPFVKG